The DNA segment CGGGTCCCAGTTGTAGGTAAGTTCGAGCGTCGGCGCGCGCACCGATTTTGCGACGTCGACGTCGTCCCTTGCCGCCAGGTGCAGATTGGTAAAGCGGCCCTTTTCGCTATCCCTGCGGCGCACTTCGCTCAGACCCAGCATTTCGAAGAATTTGAGCGATTGCCCGAGGTTGGAAACGCGTACCATGGTATGGAGATATCGCATGCCTGTCTTACCCGTAAAATGAGCACCAGACGCCAGAATTATGCTTTGACCAAGAAACAGTTGGAAGGCCGCACAGCCCTTGTGACGGGCGCATCACAGGGTATCGGACGCGCGATAGCACTGGCGTTTGCACGCAATGGTGCAAACATCGTCGTGACGGCGCGCAGCGAGGACAAGCTTCGGGCCCTGGCTGCCGAGGCTGAGGCGATGGGCGTCCGTGCGCTTGCCGCACCAGCAGACCTTGGCGTCGAAAGCGAGATCAACGCCGCCGCCGGTGCCGCAATCGCAAAATTCGGCGGAGTCGACATCGGTCAACAATGCCGGCATCATCCACCCGCGCATCCCGGTCGCCGAATTCGACCCGCAGCTTTTCCGTGATGTGCTGAATGTGAACATGACCGGCGCGTTCCTGATTACGAAGGCGCTGCTGCCGGGAATGATTGAGCGCGGCTACGGCAAGATCATCAACATTTCATCCCTCGGCGGGCGAAAGGGTGCGGCCGGCCGCAGCGCGTACCGCATCACGAAGGCCGGGCTCATCAGCTTCACCGAGTCGCTGGCAGCGGAGGTCAAGCAGTACGGGATTGACGTGAACGCCATCTGCCCGGGCGCGGTGGACACGGAGGGTTACCGAGAGGCGTTCAACGCGACTGGCGTCGCTCGGAACCCGAAGATCGCGACACCGGAGAACATAGCGGACGTTGCGGTTTTCCTGGCCAGCGACCGCAGCACGGCCATCACAGGAACTGCAATCGACGCTTTCGGAGCAACGAACCCGCTGTTCGGCTAGTGCCCGTGGGCCGGCCGCCCCTCAAGCCCACCGTCCGGGTCGTGGCCGTTCAGCAGTCCCAGATAAACCGGCAGAATGTTCTCCTGGTAGGCACGCTCCAGCCGCTCGATCGGGTGGATCAGGTGGGGACAGCAAATTCGAACCACCTTTCCCGCGCGACCACCGCGGAGCGGGCGATGTACCAAGGCCATGTGCGCCGACCGCAGTCCCCGCTGCAAATACTTGATTCGGTCGGAATCCCTTCAGTTTATTCGGTGGGCCCAGGCAGGCGCCACCAGGCCATCGGCTGACGCAAATCGAGCCAATGTGCTGTGACGCCGCTGCGTCATGCTATCGTCGAACCATGAAACACTTTTACGGCTGGCGCGTGGTGTTCGCTGGCGGCACGCTGCAGTTTTTTCAAAGCATGCTGCTGAATCAGGCATTCGGCGCGTATCTCGCCGCGCTGGTGCAGGACACTGGCTGGAGCAAGACGGCATTGTCGGGCGCCGCGGCGCTCAAATCCACCGAATCCGCCCTGATGGGCCCCGTTCTGGGCTGGCTGGTCGACCGCTTCGGCTCGCAGCGCATTGTTCGCGCTGGCGTGATGCTTTTCGGCATCGGCTTTATGCTGCTGAGCCAGACCGATACGCTGGCGACGTTCTATGCCGCGTTCGTCGTGCTTGCACTGGGCGCCAGCATGTGCAGCAACATGGTGGTGAGCGTCGCCATCATCCAGTGGTTCCAGAGACGGCGGGCTCGCGCACTGTCGTCGTCCCAGTTCGGCGCCGCGGTGGGTGGGCTGTTCGTAGTTGCGGTTGCGTGGGTCATCCAGACTTACGGCTGGCGTGCCGCCGCTTTCGGTTCCGGCGTGATCCTCATCGTTTTCGGCTGGCCGCTTGCGAGCATGGTACGCAGCCGCCCCGAAGACGTAGGCCAGCGCATCGACGGCTTGCCGCCGGCGGCCGCACCCGCAAGCCCCAGCTCCACCTCTGTAGACCCAGCGCCGCCGGCGCGGCGCGCAAGGCCCGCCGACGGAAACTACACGGCCCGCCAGGCATTACGTACCCGATCCTTCTGGTTCCTGTCGCTCGGCCACGCCTGCTCGCTCTTCGTGGTGACGGCGATCAACGTGCACGCCATCGTCCACATCAAGGAAGGTCTCGGCTACTCGCTGGCACTGGCGTCGCTTTACATCACCCTTGCGACCGCAGGGCAGTTCGTCGGCGTCGTTTGCGGTTGGGTCATTCCGGAACACGTCGAAAAGCGCAAAGTCACCGCATTCACCATGCTGCTGCACGCGACCGGCATGCTGACGCTAACCTATGCCGCCGGGCCGGTCATCCTGGTGCTGTCTGCGTTGGTGCACGGTGTCGGCTGGGGACTGCGCGGACCGTTCATTTCCGCGATGCGGGCCGATTACTTCGGCCGCAACTCGATCGGCATGATTCTCGGCCTGTCGTCGATGATCATGGTCATCGGCCAGATCGGCGGGCCCCTCATCGCTGGCGCGTTCGCCGACTGGCTGGGCAACTATCGCGCGGGCTTCACGCTGATCGCCGGTCTTGCCGCAGTCGGTTCGCTGTTCTTCTGGATGGCCAAGCGGCCGG comes from the Betaproteobacteria bacterium genome and includes:
- a CDS encoding MFS transporter is translated as MCCDAAASCYRRTMKHFYGWRVVFAGGTLQFFQSMLLNQAFGAYLAALVQDTGWSKTALSGAAALKSTESALMGPVLGWLVDRFGSQRIVRAGVMLFGIGFMLLSQTDTLATFYAAFVVLALGASMCSNMVVSVAIIQWFQRRRARALSSSQFGAAVGGLFVVAVAWVIQTYGWRAAAFGSGVILIVFGWPLASMVRSRPEDVGQRIDGLPPAAAPASPSSTSVDPAPPARRARPADGNYTARQALRTRSFWFLSLGHACSLFVVTAINVHAIVHIKEGLGYSLALASLYITLATAGQFVGVVCGWVIPEHVEKRKVTAFTMLLHATGMLTLTYAAGPVILVLSALVHGVGWGLRGPFISAMRADYFGRNSIGMILGLSSMIMVIGQIGGPLIAGAFADWLGNYRAGFTLIAGLAAVGSLFFWMAKRPV
- a CDS encoding SDR family oxidoreductase, giving the protein MPRLRRWASVRLPHQQTLASKARSTPPPVPQSQNSAESTSVNNAGIIHPRIPVAEFDPQLFRDVLNVNMTGAFLITKALLPGMIERGYGKIINISSLGGRKGAAGRSAYRITKAGLISFTESLAAEVKQYGIDVNAICPGAVDTEGYREAFNATGVARNPKIATPENIADVAVFLASDRSTAITGTAIDAFGATNPLFG
- a CDS encoding SDR family NAD(P)-dependent oxidoreductase, with product MEISHACLTRKMSTRRQNYALTKKQLEGRTALVTGASQGIGRAIALAFARNGANIVVTARSEDKLRALAAEAEAMGVRALAAPADLGVESEINAAAGAAIAKFGGVDIGQQCRHHPPAHPGRRIRPAAFP